In one Platichthys flesus chromosome 3, fPlaFle2.1, whole genome shotgun sequence genomic region, the following are encoded:
- the LOC133950872 gene encoding arrestin domain-containing protein 2-like isoform X2, with the protein MSSTVKSVKVTYTPVNEQDTFTYGDLVSGQVVVEVLKDCEIESLSVKFKGKAEVLWTERYGQTTVVYSSKDKYFSLKHHFIKKDKDDQPLLSSQNGETYSSVVAPGFHTYPFTFQFPSKSLPSSFKGSVGKIVYLLEARLSRSMRLAKKDTSKLNFLAGADLNSDPKLLAPQQDSKDKKLKFFNSGSVAMDVHLERTGFFQGERLKVVANIQNNSAREIKPKYTVYRKHSFFAGGKRRLDTKDVFREVGEPIPPNTNEIVTRFIAIPHDVEPSIHNCSIITVEHRLRVYLDVKYASDPEIKLPIVILPAGQGSAVAPPPADSDFGCGFPSEKSGNPEMGGWGAAAPHPPTQAFGPPPAYCEHEMYPPTTDYDNKYES; encoded by the exons ATGTCGTCCACCGTGAAAAGTGTGAAAGTCACCTACACGCCGGTGAATGAGCAGGACACGTTTACGTACGGAGACCTGGTGTCCGGCCAGGTGGTCGTGGAGGTGCTGAAAGACTGCGAGATCGAGTCTCTGTCTGTGAAGTTCAAAGGAAAAGCAGAAGTCTTGTGGACCGAGAGATACGGACAGACCACCGTTGTTTACAGCTCCAAGGACAAGTACTTCAGTCTGAAGCATCACTTCATCAAGAAGGACAAAG aCGACCAACCACTTCTTTCAAGCCAGAATGGAGAAACAT ACAGTAGTGTTGTTGCCCCGGGATTCCACACCTACCCATTCACCTTTCAGTTCCCTTCCAA GAGTTTGCCGTCCTCCTTCAAGGGTTCTGTTGGTAAGATCGTGTACTTGCTGGAAGCCAGGCTGAGCAGATCGATGAGACTTGCCAAGAAAGATACGTCTAAGTTGAACTTCCTTGCAGGAGCCGACCTGAACAGTGACCCTAAGCTACTG GCACCACAGCAGGACTCTAAGGACAAAAAATTGAAGTTTTTCAACTCAGGATCAGTAGCCATGGATGTACATCTAGAGAGAACCGGTTTCTTCCAAG GAGAAAGGTTGAAGGTGGTGGCCAACATCCAGAACAACTCCGCCCGGGAAATCAAGCCCAAGTACACCGTGTACAGAAAGCACAGCTTCTTTGCCGGTGGGAAGAGAAGATTGGATACTAAAGATGTCTTCAGGGAGGTGGGAGAACCCATCCCACCTAATACTAACGAAATCGTGACGAGGTTCATCGCCATTCCCCATGATGTGGAGCCCTCCATCCACAACTGCAGCATCATCACAGTAGAACACAGACTTAGG GTGTATCTCGATGTCAAATATGCTTCAGACCCAGAGATCAAGTTACCCATTGTCATTCTGCCGGCGGGTCAGGGTTCCGCTGTGGCCCCACCACCTGCTGACTCTGACTTTGGGTGTGGATTTCCGAGCGAAAAATCCGGTAATCCAGAGATGGGAGGCTGGGGCGCTGCAGCACCTCATCCGCCAACCCAAGCCTTTGGTCCCCCCCCTGCCTACTGCGAACACGAGATGTACCCTCCTACGACAGATTATGACAACAAGTATGAGTCCTGA
- the LOC133933815 gene encoding arrestin domain-containing protein 3-like produces the protein MTVKHLSLEYNKLNERGTFSPGDVLSGKVTVVTNKETKVQRFLDLSSGISKVTFPPCVSLRKMTILNFSIEYDAVNSHNIFTNGDTINGRIIVEVSKETKVQSLVFIAQGKARVVWHEHHGTHHHGTNHHRVFWADEKYYSIEHHILREARQDGTEVISKGRHVFPFSFAIPDRRIPSSFKDCTGKIVHKLKAELKQSMKLTKKAKSEFTFRSKADMDVPGLLEPQCGSKDKSLKVFGSGNVSMDIHTERMGYKQGENVKVTVEIVNHSSRSVKPKFSLYEKKSFFAQGRRRVHTKEILKDKIEALASSSKDTLTKVMSIPRELPPSILNCSIIKLEYRLKVYLDIKCSIDPAVNLHIVVLPKAVQATATAKQQPASAAYGFEGFGNPTLPTWSTTHQQAAHRPFNPPPAYAAYAMPPTVTYSDKNSSLL, from the exons ATGACCGTAAAGCATCTCTCACTGGAGTACAACAAGCTGAATGAACGAGGGACCTTCTCGCCAGGGGACGTCCTCTCTGGAAAGGTGACCGTGGTGACCAACAAGGAAACCAAAGTGCAGCGTTTCCTGGACC TTTCTTCTGGGATTTCAAAAGTGACTTTTCCACCGTGTGTTTCTCTGCGGAAGATGACCATCCTGAATTTCTCTATTGAATATGACGCCGTCAACAGCCACAACATCTTCACTAATGGAGATACCATCAATGGAAGAATCATTGTGGAGGTCTCTAAAGAAACTAAAGTCCAGTCTCTTGTTTTCATAGCACAAGGAAAAGCTCGGGTTGTCTGGCATGAGCATCACGGGACACATCATCACGGGACCAATCATCACCGCGTTTTCTGGGCTGATGAGAAATATTACAGTATCGAGCATCATATCCTGAGAGAAGCGAGACAAGATG GTACGGAAGTCATTAGCAAAGGAAGACACgtatttcctttttcatttgcaaTTCCTGACAG AAGAATCCCATCATCTTTCAAAGACTGCACTGGCAAAATCGTTCACAAGTTGAAGGCTGAGCTCAAACAATCGATGAAGCTGACAAAGAAGGCCAAATCCGAATTCACGTTCCGCTCCAAAGCAGACATGGATGTTCCCGGACTTCTG GAACCCCAGTGTGGCTCCAAGGACAAATCTCTCAAGGTTTTTGGCTCTGGAAATGTTTCTATGGACATTCACACTGAACGAATGGGCTACAAGCAAG gTGAGAATGTCAAAGTCACGGTGGAAATCGTGAACCACTCCAGTCGTTCGGTGAAGCCCAAATTCTCACTGTACGAGAAAAAGAGTTTCTTCGCCCAGGGACGCAGGAGAGTTCACACTAAAGAGATCCTTAAGGACAAAATTGAGGCTCTTGCATCTTCGAGCAAAGACACTTTGACCAAGGTGATGTCCATCCCCAGAGAACTACCCCCCTCCATCCTGAACTGCTCCATCATCAAGCTTGAGTACAGACTGAAG gTCTATCTGGATATCAAGTGTAGCATAGACCCAGCAGTCAACCTCCACATCGTCGTCCTTCCTAAAGCTGTCcaagcaacagcaacagcaaaacaacagcCTGCGTCCGCTGCTTATGGATTTGAAGGCTTCGGGAACCCGACCCTACCAACCTGGAGCACTACACACCAGCAAGCAGCACACCGACCCTTCAACCCCCCACCTGCCTATGCAGCATATGCAATGCCCCCCACTGTTACTTATTCTGACAAAAATAGCTCTTTGTTGTAG
- the LOC133950872 gene encoding arrestin domain-containing protein 2-like isoform X1 encodes MSSTVKSVKVTYTPVNEQDTFTYGDLVSGQVVVEVLKDCEIESLSVKFKGKAEVLWTERYGQTTVVYSSKDKYFSLKHHFIKKDKDDQPLLSSQNGETYSSVVAPGFHTYPFTFQFPSNRSLPSSFKGSVGKIVYLLEARLSRSMRLAKKDTSKLNFLAGADLNSDPKLLAPQQDSKDKKLKFFNSGSVAMDVHLERTGFFQGERLKVVANIQNNSAREIKPKYTVYRKHSFFAGGKRRLDTKDVFREVGEPIPPNTNEIVTRFIAIPHDVEPSIHNCSIITVEHRLRVYLDVKYASDPEIKLPIVILPAGQGSAVAPPPADSDFGCGFPSEKSGNPEMGGWGAAAPHPPTQAFGPPPAYCEHEMYPPTTDYDNKYES; translated from the exons ATGTCGTCCACCGTGAAAAGTGTGAAAGTCACCTACACGCCGGTGAATGAGCAGGACACGTTTACGTACGGAGACCTGGTGTCCGGCCAGGTGGTCGTGGAGGTGCTGAAAGACTGCGAGATCGAGTCTCTGTCTGTGAAGTTCAAAGGAAAAGCAGAAGTCTTGTGGACCGAGAGATACGGACAGACCACCGTTGTTTACAGCTCCAAGGACAAGTACTTCAGTCTGAAGCATCACTTCATCAAGAAGGACAAAG aCGACCAACCACTTCTTTCAAGCCAGAATGGAGAAACAT ACAGTAGTGTTGTTGCCCCGGGATTCCACACCTACCCATTCACCTTTCAGTTCCCTTCCAA TAGGAGTTTGCCGTCCTCCTTCAAGGGTTCTGTTGGTAAGATCGTGTACTTGCTGGAAGCCAGGCTGAGCAGATCGATGAGACTTGCCAAGAAAGATACGTCTAAGTTGAACTTCCTTGCAGGAGCCGACCTGAACAGTGACCCTAAGCTACTG GCACCACAGCAGGACTCTAAGGACAAAAAATTGAAGTTTTTCAACTCAGGATCAGTAGCCATGGATGTACATCTAGAGAGAACCGGTTTCTTCCAAG GAGAAAGGTTGAAGGTGGTGGCCAACATCCAGAACAACTCCGCCCGGGAAATCAAGCCCAAGTACACCGTGTACAGAAAGCACAGCTTCTTTGCCGGTGGGAAGAGAAGATTGGATACTAAAGATGTCTTCAGGGAGGTGGGAGAACCCATCCCACCTAATACTAACGAAATCGTGACGAGGTTCATCGCCATTCCCCATGATGTGGAGCCCTCCATCCACAACTGCAGCATCATCACAGTAGAACACAGACTTAGG GTGTATCTCGATGTCAAATATGCTTCAGACCCAGAGATCAAGTTACCCATTGTCATTCTGCCGGCGGGTCAGGGTTCCGCTGTGGCCCCACCACCTGCTGACTCTGACTTTGGGTGTGGATTTCCGAGCGAAAAATCCGGTAATCCAGAGATGGGAGGCTGGGGCGCTGCAGCACCTCATCCGCCAACCCAAGCCTTTGGTCCCCCCCCTGCCTACTGCGAACACGAGATGTACCCTCCTACGACAGATTATGACAACAAGTATGAGTCCTGA
- the LOC133933365 gene encoding arrestin domain-containing protein 3-like: protein MTILNFSIEYDGVNSHNIFTNGDTINGRIIVEVSKETKVRSLVFIAQGKARVVWHEYYGQNQHRVFWADEKYYSIEHHILREARQDGTEVIGKGRHIFPFSFAIPDRRIPSSFKDCTGKIVHKLKAELKQSMKLTKKAKSEFTFRSKADMDVPGLLEPQYGSKDKSLKLFGSGNVSMDIHTKRMGYKQGENVKVTVEIVNHSSRSVKPKFSLYEKKSFFAQGRRRVHTKEILKDKIEALASSSKDTVTKVMSIPRELPPSILNCSIIKLEYRLKVYLGMKCTKDPVVKLPIVVLPEAAPATATTKRQPASAAYGFEGFGNPTPPTWSTTPQQAAHRPFDPPPAYEAYAMPPTVNYSDKNSSLM, encoded by the exons ATGACCATCCTGAATTTCTCTATTGAATATGACGGCGTCAACAGCCACAACATCTTCACTAATGGAGATACCATCAATGGAAGAATCATCGTGGAGGTTTCTAAAGAAACTAAAGTCCGGTCGCTTGTTTTCATAGCACAAGGAAAAGCTCGGGTTGTCTGGCATGAGTATTACGGGCAAAATCAGCACCGCGTTTTCTGGGCTGATGAGAAATATTACAGTATCGAGCATCATATCCTGAGAGAAGCGAGACAAGATG GTACGGAAGTCATTGGCAAAGGAAGACAcatatttcctttttcatttgcaaTTCCTGACAG AAGAATCCCATCATCTTTCAAAGACTGCACTGGCAAAATCGTTCACAAGTTGAAGGCTGAGCTTAAACAATCGATGAAGCTGACAAAGAAGGCCAAATCCGAATTCACGTTCCGCTCCAAAGCAGACATGGATGTTCCCGGACTTCTG GAACCCCAGTATGGCTCCAAGGACAAATCTCTCAAGCTTTTTGGCTCTGGAAATGTTTCTATGGACATTCACACTAAACGAATGGGCTACAAGCAAG GTGAGAATGTCAAAGTCACGGTGGAAATCGTGAACCACTCCAGTCGTTCGGTGAAGCCCAAATTCTCACTGTACGAGAAAAAGAGTTTCTTCGCCCAGGGACGCAGGAGAGTTCACACTAAAGAGATCCTTAAGGACAAAATTGAGGCTCTTGCATCTTCGAGCAAAGACACTGTGACCAAGGTGATGTCCATCCCCAGAGAACTACCCCCCTCCATCCTGAACTGCTCCATCATCAAGCTTGAGTACAGACTGAAG GTCTATCTTGGTATGAAATGTACCAAAGACCCAGTGGTCAAACTCCCCATCGTCGTCCttcctgaagctgctccagcaacagcaacaacaaaacgACAGCCTGCGTCCGCTGCTTATGGATTTGAAGGCTTCGGGAACCCGACCCCACCAACCTGGAGCACCACACCCCAGCAAGCAGCACACCGACCCTTCGATCCCCCACCTGCCTATGAAGCATATGCAATGCCCCCCACTGTTAATTATTCTGACAAAAATAGCTCTTTGATGTAG